ACTCACCATGTCACGCATTGCCATCATCGGAGGCCACGGCAAGGTTGCCCTGCATCTCGCCAGGGACCTGAGCGCCAACGGCCACCAGGTCACCTCGCTGTTCCGAAATCCCGATCACACGGCCGACGTCGAAGCCACCGGAGCCACCGCCGTCGTCGCCGATGTCGAGAATCTCTCCACTGACGAAATTGCGCAGAAGCTCGCCGGCCAGGACGCCGTGGTGTGGTCTGCCGGCGCAGGCGGCGGAACGGCTGAACGCACCTATGCTGTGGACCGCGACGCCGCCATCCGCTCCATGGACGCAGCCAAGGCTGCCGGTGTTTCGCGCTACGTCATGGTGTCCTACTTCGGCGCCGGACCCGATCACGGTGTTCCCGAAGATGACGGGTTCTATGCCTATGCCGATGCCAAGGCTGCGGCCGATGAATACCTTCGCGGCAGCGGACTGGATTGGACCATTCTCGGACCGAGCGCCCTGACCCTGGATCCGGGCACGGGAAAGATCGAAACCGGTCCCGGCGTCGAGGGCACCCAGGTCTCCCGCGAGGATGTGGCGCTGGTCGCCGCTGCCGTGCTGGACCGTCCCGCCACCATCGGGCAGACTATCGAATTCAACAACGGTTCGGTTCCGGTCGACGCCGCCCTTGACGCTTTGAAGGAGCAAAACTCATGAGTCTTGTTGTAGTTGCCACGATGGTGCCGAAGCCTGAGTTTCGGGATGACGTGATTGCGACTTTGGAAGACGTGATCGCACGCGTCCACGCCGAGGATGCCGGCTGCGAGGTCTACAGCCTCAACGAGGGACCCGACCGCCTGGTCATGATCGAAAAGTGGGCCAGCCCCGAAGATCTGCAGGCCCACTCGACAAGCCCTGCCTTCCAGGCCCTGACCGCTGCCCTTGAGGGCAAGATGGCGCAGGACATGGATGTCCAGATCCTTCAGCCCCATCCGGCCGGCACTCCCGGCCAGGGCCAGGTTTAGGCTTACAGCCGAGTATTCAGAGGCCCCGAAAACCCCTGCTCTGGGGTATTTCGGGGCCTCTTTGGCATCCCTGTGTGATCAACACCTTCTTTCAGTCCGCGCCCGGCCCGGTAAAATTGGTAGAAGAAGCCCGGATTCGTATGAAAGTTAGGAGCCATTGGACCTCACCACCACACTGCGCCGCATTGACTACGGCGAGCCTTCGGAGCACGGCGCAACGACCTATCTCCTGCACACCGCCGCCGGAACGTTTCGCACCCAGCCGGACAACATCCGGCCCCGGTCCCTGGCCCTCGCAGTGCCTGTCAGCTCCGATCTTCCCGCCCGGCCCCGCCTCACGCTGGTGCTCGACGACGAACGGAGCGTCGTGGACTGGCGGCCTGCCATTGAGGAAGAGCAGCCGCCGGGCGAAGTGTCACTGCAGGAAGTTGAGTGGGACGGGCACTTCGGCTTGGCTGTGGACTACTACGACACTGCCGCAGCGGCCGCGGCCGCACCGGACACCCGCTGGGCAGTCGTCCGCAGCGGCCCCGACCGCAGCTTCGTGATCGGCCCCACCGCCGACTATGCCGCAGCTTTCCGAGTAGCCCTGGATCACAATCTCTCCGACGACTACCGCGCTGATACTTTCGACGACAGGTACATGGTGATACAAGCCTCCCTCGCCGAGTGGGCCTGCTACGCCGCCGAGGGCCCGCGCGCTGACAGCTGAGAACGCGCTGACATCTGAGATCCCGCCCGCTGTGCAGCCGCTCAGCGAATGCTCTCGTACGCCTCGAGTGCGTGCCGGCGGGACTCTTTAAGGTCCACGAGCGGCTCGGGATAGGCGGGTGTCAGTGCGTCAGGCACCCAGCGGGCGATGTAGGCGCCGTCAGGATCAAAGCGCTTCGCCTGCGTTTGCGGATTGAAGATCCGGAAGAACGGAGCTGCGTCCGCGCCGGAGCCTGCGACCCACTGCCAGTTGGCGGGATTGCTCGCCGGGTCTGCGTCCACCAGTGTCTCCCAGAACCATTCCTCGCCCACCCGCCAATGGATGCCCAGGTTCTTGATCAGGAAGCTGGCAGCCACCATGCGCACCCGGTTGTGCATCCAGCCCATGCTCCACAGCTGCCGCTGGCCGGCGTCGACCAGTGGAATCCCTGTTCTGCCGGCCTTCCACGCGTCAAGGGCATCGAGGGCATCCAATTCATCCGGCCGGGACTCCGACGGCGCCGGCACACCCTTCCCGCGCAGGATCGCCGGGGTCTGCGGTCCGGAGCCCTCCGGATGTTCCCAGGGAAACCCGTCGAAGGCGGGCCGCAGGTTTTTGGTGGCCAGATCCGGGTTGTGGAAGAGCTGGTGCCAGCAGAACTCGCGCCAGCCGATCTCGGTGCCGAACACATCGGGGCCGGGTCCGTTCCCGCGGACGCGCGACAGTTCGTGCCAGACCTGGAACGGACTCACATGCCCCCACCGCAGGTACGGGGAAAGCCTGCTGGTTCCGGGCTTCGCCGGGCGGTCGCGGCCGTCGTCGTATTCCTGCACCGGGCCGGCCAGGAAGTCGCTGAGGGCGGACAGGCCGGCTTCCTCACCGGGGGTCCAGGCTTCCGCCAGTCCTGTAGCCCAGTCCGGATGCAGCGGCAGCAGGTTCCAGTCCGCCAGGTTCTCGCCGGCAGGGATGCCGGCTGGCGGAGCAGCGGCTCTCTCCGGCGCCGAGAGGGGTGCCCGGAAATCCATTGCGGAGACGGTCCGCCAGAACGGGGTGAAGACCCGGTAGGGTCCGCCGCCGCCCGTCCGCACGGTCCAGGGTTCGTGCAGCAGCGACGCCTGGAAGCTCTCCGCCTGCACATCCGCACCGGCGGCCCGCTCCTTGACCGCGGTGTCCACCTCCCGCTCCGGCCCGCCGTAGCGCCGGTTCCAGAAGATCCGCTCCGCACCAGCCTCCTGTACGAACGCGGGAACAACTCTGCCCGCCGGGCCCCGCAGCAGCACCAGCGGAATGCCCAGGGCCTCAAGGTCTTCCCGCAGCGTCTTTAGTGCGTGGTGCAGCCACCACTTCGCGGCGGCACCCAGCGGACGGATGCCCGGTGACTCCTCATCCAGAACATAGAGGGCTGCCGCGCCGCCGCCATGGGCTGCGGCCAGCAGCGCCGGGTTGTCCGCTGTGCGCAGGTCGTCGCGGAGCCAGGCGATAGAGACCACGGGCAGGTCCTTTCGTTGGATAACACGACACTACCCGTGGCCCGGGCCGAATGGCCCCGGCCATTACGGAACTGCCGTTTGGCCCTCGCCTGCGGACTCATCGAAATCTCCTGCCTGGCGCCGGAACCGGGTCAGGATCTCCGTCAGTGCTGTCAGGTCCTCCTGGCCGAACCCCGGACGGGAAAACACCTCCTGGTTCAGCGCCGAAGCGGCCCTGGGCACAAGTTCCCTGCCGGTAGGAGTGATTTCCACCAGCACGGTCCGCCCGTCGGACGGATGCGGCCTCCGTGCAGCCAGCCCCGCCTGCTCCAAGCGGTCCACGGCATTGGTGACCGACGTCGGATGCACCTGCAGTCTTGCCCCTGCCTTCGCCATCGGCAGCGCTCCGGTGGCAGTGAAACTCAGGAGCGCCAGCAATTCGAAGCGGGAGAAGGACAGCCCAAAAGGCTTGAGGACACTTTCAACCCGGGTCAGCAGGATCTGGGAAGTGCGCATGACAGCAGTCACTGCCGCCATGCCGGTGGCGGCGTCACTCCACCCGTGTTCCTCCCAGTGTCGCCGGGCCTCGGCTATGGGGTCCTGGACCAGAGGTTTCGGTGTCACCCGCGCAGCTCCGGGAACTCGTCATCCCGGTACTCGATCCCGGTCCGCACGGTGCCGCCGTCGTTCTCCAGGGCGCGCAGCTGAACCCGTCGGATCTTTCCGGACATGGTTTTGGGCAGCTCATGGAATTCCAGCCGCCGGACCCGCAGGTACGGAGCCAAATGTTCGCGGGCATACCCAAGGATCGCCAAAGCTGTGTCCCGGTTCGGCTCCCATCCGTCGGCGAGCGCAACGTAAGCCTTCGGCACCGCCAGGCGCAGTTCGTCGGGGGCCGGAACGACGGCGGCCTCGGCCACCGCAGGATGCTCAATCAGGACGCTTTCGAGTTCAAACGGGCTGATCTTGTAATCGGAGGCTTTGAACACGTCGTCGGTACGCCCTACATAGGTGATGTAGCCCTCCGGGTTCCGGACCGCCATGTCTCCGGTATGGAAATAGCCGCCCTCCATGGCTGCTTGGGTGCGTTCAGGGTCGCCCCGGTAACCGGTCATGAGGTTCAACGGGGTACCGGCAAGGTCCAGGCAGATTTCACCCTCGTCTGCCGCCCGGCCCGTTGCGGGATCGATGAGGACCACCGGAACGCCGGGCAGCGGACGGCCCATGGAGCCCGGGTGCAGCTCGGCTCCCGGAGTGTTTCCCACCAGGGCGGTGGTTTCGGTTTGGCCGAACCCGTCCCGGATGGAAAGCCCCCAGGCCGACTGCACTTTGGAAATCACCTCCGGGTTCAGCGGCTCGCCGGCACCGATGAGTTCACGCAGGTGTTCCGGACGTTCCCCGAGGCTGGATTGAATCATCATCCGCCAAACCGTAGGCGGCGCACACAGGCTCGTCACTCCGGCCCGGTGCATCTGTTCCAGCAGCGCCGCCGGACGGAACCGTGCGTAGTTGTAGATGAAGATCGTGGCCTCGGCGTTCCACGGGGCAAAGAAACTGCTCCAGGCGTGCTTGGCCCAGCCCGGGGAGCTGATGTTCAGGTGCACGTCCCCCGGCTGCAATCCCAGAAAGTACATGGTGGACAGATGCCCCACCGGATAGGACACCTGGGTGTGCTCCACCAGCTTCGGCCGGCTGGTGGTGCCGGAGGTGAAGTAGAACAGCAGCGGATCCGCGGCATCGGTGACAGTTTCCAGCGGCACCGGCTCCGCAGCGTAGGCCTGCGCGTAGTCCAGCCATCCGCTGTGCAGCGGCGCGGCGTCCCCTCCGCCCACCAGGATTCTCTTGTAGGACCCGGGCACGTCGTCGAACTTCGCTGCATCGCCCGCATTCGCGATCACCCAGCGCGCTCCTCCGCGGCTGATCCGGTCCGCGAGGTCCGTGCTTCCGGCAGCGGAGGCCGTTGGCATGATGACGGCACCCAGCTTCATGGCCGCGAGCATGGTCTCCCACAGCTCCACCTGGTTGCCCAGCATCAGCATCACGGGGTCGCCCTGCTCGACACCCTGGGCCGAGAGCCAGGCGGCTACCTGGTCGGAGCGGCGAACCATGTCATCGAAGGTGTACTTCTGCTCCGATCCGTCCTCTTCCACAATCCACAGGGCACAGGCGGCGTTGCCGCGGGCCATGGCGTCGAACCAGTCCACAGCCCAGTTGAACGGCCCCTCCAGCCGCGGCCAGGAAAAGGATTCCACGGCCTTTTCATAGCTGCCGGACAAGGCCAGCAGCTCGTCGCGCGCGGTACGGAACGTAGTGGTGGCGCTGTTCTGGTTCATCGTGCTTCTTCCTCGTCTTTGGGGGTGCCGGCTGTGATAGTTGATGAGGCGTGGCCCGGACCGGTCCAGGTGAACACCGGCTCTTCCTTGGCCAGGAAGGCGCGGACACCAATGACCGGATCCGGTGCCGCCGCCATGTGCTCCTGCCAGCGGTTGCTGGCCTCCTCCAGCGCGTTCCGGCTGCCGGGGACCGCGATAATGTCCACCAGTTCCTTCATCGCCTGCAGGGAGAGCTGGGATCGGCCGGCCAGACGGTGCGCAAAGGAGGCGACGTCGGTCCAAAAATCGGCCTGCGGAATAACCCGCTCCACCAGGCCCAGCCGCAGCGCCTGTTCGGCCGGGACAAAGTCGCCGCTGAACAACAGGTATTTGGCGGCGCCGGGACCGGCCAGCCGGACCAGCCGCTGGATCCCGGAGAGCGGATAGACAATGCCGATCTTGGCCGGCGTGATGCCAAAAACGGCCCGGTCCGAGGCCAGCCGGAAATCGCACGCTCCGGCCACCTGCCAGGCTCCGCCCAGGCAATAGCCGTCCACGGCGGCAATGACCGGCTTGGGGAACGCGGCAATGGCCTCCTCCCCCGCCGTGACATCACCGCCGTCGTGCAGTCCATTGTCCGGATTGTGCAGGATGGC
This genomic interval from Arthrobacter sunyaminii contains the following:
- a CDS encoding SDR family oxidoreductase yields the protein MSRIAIIGGHGKVALHLARDLSANGHQVTSLFRNPDHTADVEATGATAVVADVENLSTDEIAQKLAGQDAVVWSAGAGGGTAERTYAVDRDAAIRSMDAAKAAGVSRYVMVSYFGAGPDHGVPEDDGFYAYADAKAAADEYLRGSGLDWTILGPSALTLDPGTGKIETGPGVEGTQVSREDVALVAAAVLDRPATIGQTIEFNNGSVPVDAALDALKEQNS
- a CDS encoding putative quinol monooxygenase; the protein is MSLVVVATMVPKPEFRDDVIATLEDVIARVHAEDAGCEVYSLNEGPDRLVMIEKWASPEDLQAHSTSPAFQALTAALEGKMAQDMDVQILQPHPAGTPGQGQV
- a CDS encoding cryptochrome/photolyase family protein: MVSIAWLRDDLRTADNPALLAAAHGGGAAALYVLDEESPGIRPLGAAAKWWLHHALKTLREDLEALGIPLVLLRGPAGRVVPAFVQEAGAERIFWNRRYGGPEREVDTAVKERAAGADVQAESFQASLLHEPWTVRTGGGGPYRVFTPFWRTVSAMDFRAPLSAPERAAAPPAGIPAGENLADWNLLPLHPDWATGLAEAWTPGEEAGLSALSDFLAGPVQEYDDGRDRPAKPGTSRLSPYLRWGHVSPFQVWHELSRVRGNGPGPDVFGTEIGWREFCWHQLFHNPDLATKNLRPAFDGFPWEHPEGSGPQTPAILRGKGVPAPSESRPDELDALDALDAWKAGRTGIPLVDAGQRQLWSMGWMHNRVRMVAASFLIKNLGIHWRVGEEWFWETLVDADPASNPANWQWVAGSGADAAPFFRIFNPQTQAKRFDPDGAYIARWVPDALTPAYPEPLVDLKESRRHALEAYESIR
- a CDS encoding MarR family winged helix-turn-helix transcriptional regulator — translated: MTPKPLVQDPIAEARRHWEEHGWSDAATGMAAVTAVMRTSQILLTRVESVLKPFGLSFSRFELLALLSFTATGALPMAKAGARLQVHPTSVTNAVDRLEQAGLAARRPHPSDGRTVLVEITPTGRELVPRAASALNQEVFSRPGFGQEDLTALTEILTRFRRQAGDFDESAGEGQTAVP
- a CDS encoding AMP-binding protein, translating into MNQNSATTTFRTARDELLALSGSYEKAVESFSWPRLEGPFNWAVDWFDAMARGNAACALWIVEEDGSEQKYTFDDMVRRSDQVAAWLSAQGVEQGDPVMLMLGNQVELWETMLAAMKLGAVIMPTASAAGSTDLADRISRGGARWVIANAGDAAKFDDVPGSYKRILVGGGDAAPLHSGWLDYAQAYAAEPVPLETVTDAADPLLFYFTSGTTSRPKLVEHTQVSYPVGHLSTMYFLGLQPGDVHLNISSPGWAKHAWSSFFAPWNAEATIFIYNYARFRPAALLEQMHRAGVTSLCAPPTVWRMMIQSSLGERPEHLRELIGAGEPLNPEVISKVQSAWGLSIRDGFGQTETTALVGNTPGAELHPGSMGRPLPGVPVVLIDPATGRAADEGEICLDLAGTPLNLMTGYRGDPERTQAAMEGGYFHTGDMAVRNPEGYITYVGRTDDVFKASDYKISPFELESVLIEHPAVAEAAVVPAPDELRLAVPKAYVALADGWEPNRDTALAILGYAREHLAPYLRVRRLEFHELPKTMSGKIRRVQLRALENDGGTVRTGIEYRDDEFPELRG
- a CDS encoding enoyl-CoA hydratase/isomerase family protein, translating into MSKGTLQVTMDGPVATVSMSNPGRRNALTSRMWRQFAGLLAPLAEDPAVKTVIIRGGGEDFSAGADISDLKAILHNPDNGLHDGGDVTAGEEAIAAFPKPVIAAVDGYCLGGAWQVAGACDFRLASDRAVFGITPAKIGIVYPLSGIQRLVRLAGPGAAKYLLFSGDFVPAEQALRLGLVERVIPQADFWTDVASFAHRLAGRSQLSLQAMKELVDIIAVPGSRNALEEASNRWQEHMAAAPDPVIGVRAFLAKEEPVFTWTGPGHASSTITAGTPKDEEEAR